In Halobaculum limi, one DNA window encodes the following:
- a CDS encoding AMP-binding protein yields MSDDPDHAVDTSTVVHRPDEAVAEATNVRAFERAYGIDGYEALIERTTTELAGEPNSGVDWFWDELVDYLGVEFDEAYDAVRDDTDGPQFTDWYPGGRINVAHNVLDRHATGDARDDVACVWEGEPGDTREVTFGDLYEQANRVANYLESRGVETGDTVGLYMPMVPEVMSILYGCFKVGAIAVPIFSGFGVDATATRIDDSACSVLFTGDGFYRRGSEVVLKDTADEAIDEVGHVEDVVVYDRLGSAARSAADTRTRSETTREQNDEGSDTEVPWNADRDEWWSDAVESQPSEYETKSLPSDQESMLLYSSGTTGTPKGIVHTHAGVQMQCAKEIHFGFDQKPDDVFWWVSDIGWMMGPWTLIGNHTFGGTVLMYEGAPDHPGPDRFWEMIDRHDVTQFGISPTAIRALRKYGDDHVEGHDLSSLRILGSTGEPWDPESWLWFYEHVGGGDIPIVNISGGTEICGCFLMPMPDQPLKPCTLGGPGLGMDIDIVDEDGDSIADTHERGYLVARDSCPSMTKSLWSGDERYLEEYWSTFTNPAMWNHGDWAQKDEDGFWFLHGRADDTLNVAGRKVGPAEIEGVLIDHDAVNQAAAVGVDDETTGTAVVAYVVLEPGVEASDDLRGELRDLVGEEHGKPFRPREILFVDEFPKTQSGKIIRRAIASVYEGEDPGDLSSMENPAALEALKDAS; encoded by the coding sequence ATGAGCGACGACCCCGACCACGCGGTCGACACCAGCACCGTGGTTCACCGTCCCGACGAGGCGGTCGCCGAGGCGACGAACGTCCGCGCGTTCGAGCGTGCGTACGGTATCGACGGCTACGAGGCCTTGATCGAGCGAACGACGACGGAACTCGCGGGCGAACCCAACTCCGGCGTCGACTGGTTCTGGGACGAACTCGTCGACTACCTCGGGGTGGAGTTTGACGAGGCGTACGACGCCGTCCGCGACGACACCGACGGCCCGCAGTTCACCGACTGGTACCCCGGTGGCCGGATCAACGTCGCACACAACGTCCTCGACCGGCACGCGACCGGCGACGCCCGCGACGACGTGGCGTGCGTCTGGGAGGGCGAACCCGGCGACACGCGCGAGGTGACGTTCGGCGACCTGTACGAGCAAGCGAATCGCGTCGCCAACTACCTCGAATCGCGCGGCGTCGAGACGGGCGACACGGTCGGCCTCTACATGCCGATGGTTCCCGAGGTGATGAGCATCCTCTACGGCTGTTTCAAAGTGGGTGCCATCGCCGTCCCCATCTTCTCGGGGTTCGGCGTCGACGCGACGGCGACTCGCATCGACGACTCCGCGTGTTCGGTGCTGTTCACTGGCGACGGCTTCTATCGCCGCGGGAGCGAGGTCGTCCTGAAGGACACCGCCGACGAAGCCATCGACGAGGTGGGCCACGTCGAGGACGTGGTCGTGTACGACCGATTGGGAAGCGCGGCGCGAAGCGCCGCAGATACGCGAACGAGGAGTGAAACGACCCGTGAGCAGAACGACGAGGGGTCAGACACAGAGGTTCCCTGGAATGCAGACCGCGACGAGTGGTGGAGCGACGCGGTGGAGTCGCAGCCATCGGAGTACGAGACGAAGTCGCTCCCCAGCGATCAGGAGTCGATGCTGCTGTACTCCTCGGGGACGACGGGCACGCCGAAAGGCATCGTCCACACCCACGCGGGCGTCCAGATGCAGTGCGCCAAAGAGATCCACTTCGGCTTCGACCAGAAGCCGGACGACGTGTTCTGGTGGGTCTCCGACATCGGCTGGATGATGGGGCCGTGGACGCTCATCGGGAACCACACGTTCGGCGGCACCGTCCTGATGTACGAGGGCGCGCCCGACCACCCCGGTCCGGACCGCTTCTGGGAGATGATCGACCGCCACGACGTGACGCAGTTCGGCATCTCGCCGACTGCGATCCGTGCCCTACGGAAGTACGGCGACGACCACGTCGAGGGACACGACCTCTCCAGTCTGCGTATCCTCGGATCGACCGGAGAGCCGTGGGACCCCGAGAGTTGGCTGTGGTTCTACGAGCACGTCGGCGGCGGCGACATCCCCATCGTCAACATCTCCGGCGGCACGGAGATATGCGGCTGTTTCCTGATGCCGATGCCGGACCAGCCACTCAAGCCGTGTACGCTCGGCGGGCCGGGACTCGGGATGGACATCGACATCGTCGACGAGGACGGCGACTCCATCGCCGACACCCACGAACGGGGCTATCTCGTCGCGCGTGACTCCTGTCCCTCGATGACCAAGAGCCTCTGGTCGGGTGACGAGCGCTACCTCGAAGAGTACTGGTCGACGTTCACCAACCCGGCGATGTGGAACCACGGCGACTGGGCGCAGAAAGACGAGGACGGCTTCTGGTTCCTGCACGGCCGCGCCGACGACACGCTCAACGTCGCCGGGCGGAAGGTCGGCCCCGCCGAGATCGAGGGCGTCCTCATCGACCACGACGCCGTGAACCAAGCGGCCGCCGTCGGCGTCGACGACGAGACGACTGGGACCGCCGTCGTCGCGTACGTCGTCCTCGAACCGGGCGTCGAGGCGAGCGACGACCTCCGAGGTGAA